A section of the Paramisgurnus dabryanus chromosome 4, PD_genome_1.1, whole genome shotgun sequence genome encodes:
- the kctd12.2 gene encoding potassium channel tetramerisation domain containing 12.2, translating into MDVSHGSSDTFSEIIELNVGGQVYVTRHSTLLSVPNSLLWTMFCQKKPKELTTDSKGRFFLDRDGFLFRYILDYLRDQTLVLPDFFKEKASLLKEAEYFQLQELAKLLRPAVTKENSVSEEVCQSDPEEAALSSELAGTGLRSPTLEAKKAGYITIGYRGSYTIGRDIQQDAKFRRVARITVCGKTSLAKEVFGDTLNESRDPDRPPERYTSRYYLKYNFLEQAFDRLAEVGFHMVACSSTGTCAYASNDPSEDKIWTSYTEYVFCREQ; encoded by the coding sequence ATGGACGTGAGTCACGGATCCTCGGACACATTTTCCGAAATCATCGAGCTAAATGTTGGAGGGCAAGTTTACGTTACGCGGCATTCAACTTTACTCTCCGTGCCCAATTCTTTACTCTGGACCATGTTTTGTCAGAAAAAACCAAAGGAACTTACGACAGACAGCAAAGGACGCTTCTTTTTGGACAGGGACGGCTTTCTGTTCAGGTATATTTTGGATTACTTGCGGGACCAGACTCTGGTGTTGCCAGATTTCTTTAAGGAGAAGGCGAGCCTGCTTAAAGAGGCAGAATACTTCCAACTTCAGGAGCTGGCGAAACTCCTAAGACCGGCGGTCACTAAGGAGAACTCCGTCAGCGAGGAGGTGTGCCAGAGCGACCCGGAGGAGGCTGCTCTCTCCAGCGAGCTCGCTGGCACCGGCCTTCGCTCACCGACTCTGGAAGCGAAAAAAGCTGGCTACATAACCATCGGGTACAGGGGGTCCTACACCATAGGACGAGACATCCAACAGGATGCCAAATTTCGACGCGTGGCCAGGATAACCGTGTGCGGCAAAACGTCTCTCGCCAAAGAAGTTTTCGGGGACACACTGAACGAGAGCAGAGACCCAGACAGACCCCCGGAAAGATACACCTCTCGGTATTACCTCAAGTATAATTTCCTGGAGCAAGCCTTTGACAGGTTGGCAGAAGTGGGCTTTCACATGGTCGCATGCAGCTCCACGGGCACCTGTGCGTACGCGAGTAACGACCCCAGCGAGGACAAAATCTGGACTAGTTACACCGAGTATGTGTTTTGCAGGGAGCAATAG